One Brassica napus cultivar Da-Ae chromosome C2, Da-Ae, whole genome shotgun sequence DNA window includes the following coding sequences:
- the LOC111199691 gene encoding cleavage stimulating factor 64-like isoform X1, whose amino-acid sequence MASSSSSQRRCVFVGNIPYDATEEQLREICGEVGPVVSFRLVTDRETGKPKGYGFCEYKDEETALSARRNLQSYEINGRQLRVDFAENDKGTDKPRDQGQGGTGLPPPVAATTESQKQVGGAVDSSMHQPVGIHLAMQAASVMADALGGPQVGSQSTLLVPASDPLTLHLAKMSRTQLSEIITSIKLMATQNKEETRQLLVSRPHLLKAVFLAQIMLGIVSPQVLQTPNIVQAPNHMTGSSIQDTHLSGSSQSLLPPLAQRPQQLNRPPHSQFPVQQSSKQPFSQIPQPGVNPPPRSQVKGLSETASPFQRQKQVVPASNAIQPSQVPRPPLTKSAMQQGGQMASLNYGKRINNEGPHESIDRPSKMMRVDDRRNPPFHTGHASNSMLPNPLQLQEKAPQALLSPDVQSTLLQQVMNLTPDQLRMLTPEQQQEVVKLQQALKQQDHVMQPS is encoded by the exons atggcttcttcttcttcatcccaacgaCGCTGCGTCTtcg TTGGGAACATTCCTTACGACGCAACGGAAGAACAACTCCGAGAGATTTGCGGAGAGGTTGGACCCGTTGTCTCCTTCAG ATTGGTTACTGATAGAGAAACGGGTAAACCAAAGGGATACGGGTTTTGCGAGTATAAGGACGAAGAGACAGCGCTGAGTGCTCGTCGTAATCTCCAGAGTTATGAAATCAATGGTCGTCAGTTAAGAGTTGATTTTGCTGAGAATGATAAAGGAACCGACAAACCCCGAGATCAG GGTCAAGGAGGAACTGGTTTGCCTCCTCCTGTTGCTGCTACT ACAGAGTCTCAAAAGCAGGTTGGAGGGGCTGTGGATTCGAGTATGCATCAGCCGGTTGGTATCCACCTTGCTATGCAAGCCGCGTCTGTTATGGCAGATGCGCTAGGTGGTCCACAGGTCGGTTCGCAAAGTACGCTGCTGGTTCCAGCTAGTGATCCCCTGACTCTTCATCTTGCCAAGATGTCTAGAACTCAGCTCTCTGAAATTATAACGTCCATTAAG TTAATGGCTACGCAGAATAAGGAAGAAACTCGTCAGTTGTTGGTTTCAAGACCTCACTTGCTAAAAGCTGTCTTTCTG GCACAAATAATGCTTGGAATTGTGAGTCCACAAGTC TTACAGACGCCAAATATTGTCCAGGCCCCAAACCATATGACAGGGTCTTCAATTCAAGACACACATCTCTCTGGATCTAGTCAAAGCCTTTTACCACCACTTGCACAAAGGCCTCAACAGCTAAACCGCCCTCCCCATAGTCAGTTTCCTGTTCAACAGTCTTCTAAACAACCTTTTAGTCAGATTCCACAACCAGGTGTGAATCCTCCTCCTAGATCCCAAGTTAAAGGTCTCAGCGAAACCGCTTCTCCATTCCAACGCCAAAAACAAGTGGTTCCAGCTTCTAATGCTATCCAACCATCTCAAGTACCTCGGCCACCGTTAACAAAATCTGCGATGCAG CAAGGTGGGCAAATGGCATCACTAAACTATGGCAAAAGAATAAACAATGAGGGACCTCATGAATCAATAGATAGACCATCGAAGATGATGAGAGTGGACGATCGGAGAAACCCTCCATTTCATACAGGCCATGCGTCTAATTCAATGCTTCCAAATCCATTACAGCTACAAGAGAAAGCGCCTCAG GCGCTTCTGTCCCCGGATGTTCAGTCAAcattgctccagcaagtgatgAACCTTACGCCGGATCAGCTGAGGATGCTGACCCCAGAACAACAGCAAGAGGTGGTGAAGCTGCAGCAAGCTCTCAAGCAACAGGACCACGTGATGCAGCCTTCATAG
- the LOC111199691 gene encoding cleavage stimulating factor 64-like isoform X2 produces MASSSSSQRRCVFVGNIPYDATEEQLREICGEVGPVVSFRLVTDRETGKPKGYGFCEYKDEETALSARRNLQSYEINGRQLRVDFAENDKGTDKPRDQGQGGTGLPPPVAATESQKQVGGAVDSSMHQPVGIHLAMQAASVMADALGGPQVGSQSTLLVPASDPLTLHLAKMSRTQLSEIITSIKLMATQNKEETRQLLVSRPHLLKAVFLAQIMLGIVSPQVLQTPNIVQAPNHMTGSSIQDTHLSGSSQSLLPPLAQRPQQLNRPPHSQFPVQQSSKQPFSQIPQPGVNPPPRSQVKGLSETASPFQRQKQVVPASNAIQPSQVPRPPLTKSAMQQGGQMASLNYGKRINNEGPHESIDRPSKMMRVDDRRNPPFHTGHASNSMLPNPLQLQEKAPQALLSPDVQSTLLQQVMNLTPDQLRMLTPEQQQEVVKLQQALKQQDHVMQPS; encoded by the exons atggcttcttcttcttcatcccaacgaCGCTGCGTCTtcg TTGGGAACATTCCTTACGACGCAACGGAAGAACAACTCCGAGAGATTTGCGGAGAGGTTGGACCCGTTGTCTCCTTCAG ATTGGTTACTGATAGAGAAACGGGTAAACCAAAGGGATACGGGTTTTGCGAGTATAAGGACGAAGAGACAGCGCTGAGTGCTCGTCGTAATCTCCAGAGTTATGAAATCAATGGTCGTCAGTTAAGAGTTGATTTTGCTGAGAATGATAAAGGAACCGACAAACCCCGAGATCAG GGTCAAGGAGGAACTGGTTTGCCTCCTCCTGTTGCTGCTACTG AGTCTCAAAAGCAGGTTGGAGGGGCTGTGGATTCGAGTATGCATCAGCCGGTTGGTATCCACCTTGCTATGCAAGCCGCGTCTGTTATGGCAGATGCGCTAGGTGGTCCACAGGTCGGTTCGCAAAGTACGCTGCTGGTTCCAGCTAGTGATCCCCTGACTCTTCATCTTGCCAAGATGTCTAGAACTCAGCTCTCTGAAATTATAACGTCCATTAAG TTAATGGCTACGCAGAATAAGGAAGAAACTCGTCAGTTGTTGGTTTCAAGACCTCACTTGCTAAAAGCTGTCTTTCTG GCACAAATAATGCTTGGAATTGTGAGTCCACAAGTC TTACAGACGCCAAATATTGTCCAGGCCCCAAACCATATGACAGGGTCTTCAATTCAAGACACACATCTCTCTGGATCTAGTCAAAGCCTTTTACCACCACTTGCACAAAGGCCTCAACAGCTAAACCGCCCTCCCCATAGTCAGTTTCCTGTTCAACAGTCTTCTAAACAACCTTTTAGTCAGATTCCACAACCAGGTGTGAATCCTCCTCCTAGATCCCAAGTTAAAGGTCTCAGCGAAACCGCTTCTCCATTCCAACGCCAAAAACAAGTGGTTCCAGCTTCTAATGCTATCCAACCATCTCAAGTACCTCGGCCACCGTTAACAAAATCTGCGATGCAG CAAGGTGGGCAAATGGCATCACTAAACTATGGCAAAAGAATAAACAATGAGGGACCTCATGAATCAATAGATAGACCATCGAAGATGATGAGAGTGGACGATCGGAGAAACCCTCCATTTCATACAGGCCATGCGTCTAATTCAATGCTTCCAAATCCATTACAGCTACAAGAGAAAGCGCCTCAG GCGCTTCTGTCCCCGGATGTTCAGTCAAcattgctccagcaagtgatgAACCTTACGCCGGATCAGCTGAGGATGCTGACCCCAGAACAACAGCAAGAGGTGGTGAAGCTGCAGCAAGCTCTCAAGCAACAGGACCACGTGATGCAGCCTTCATAG